A single region of the Cronobacter condimenti 1330 genome encodes:
- the ileS gene encoding isoleucine--tRNA ligase, with product MSDYKSTLNLPETGFPMRGDLAKREPGMLARWTDDDLYGIIRAAKKGKKTFILHDGPPYANGSIHIGHSVNKILKDIIVKSKGLAGYDSPYVPGWDCHGLPIELKVEQEYGKPGEKFTAAEFRAKCREYAATQVDGQRKDFIRLGVLGDWSHPYLTMDFKTEANIIRALGKIIGNGHLHKGAKPVHWCVDCRSALAEAEVEYYDKTSPSIDVAFRAVDPAAVAAKFGAQNVTGPVSLVIWTTTPWTLPANRAISLHAEIDYVLVQVEGQALIVAKDLLESVMKRVNIADYTVLGETKGAELELLRFTHPFMGFDVPAILGEHVTLDAGTGAVHTAGGHGPDDYTISQKYGLEIANPVGPDGTYLPGTYPTLDGLNVFKANDQIVELLREKGALLNVAKLLHSYPCCWRHKTPIIFRATPQWFVSMDQKGLRAQSLKEIKDVQWIPDWGQARIESMVANRPDWCISRQRTWGVPMSLFVHKETQELHPRTLELMEEVAKRVEVDGIQAWWDLDPRDIMGDDADVYEKVPDTLDVWFDSGSTHSSVVDVRPEFAGHAADMYLEGSDQHRGWFMSSLMISTAMKGKAPYRQVLTHGFTVDGQGRKMSKSIGNTVSPQDVMNKLGADILRLWVASTDYTGEMAVSDEILKRAADAYRRIRNTARFLLANLNGFDPAKDMVQPEEMVVLDRWAVGCAKAAQDDIVSAYEAYDFHEVVQRLMRFCSIEMGSFYLDIIKDRQYTAKADSVARRSCQTALYHIAEALVRWMAPIMSFTADEIWGYLPGDREKYVFTGEWYAGLFGLAETETMNDAYWDALLKVRGEVNKVIEQARADKKVGGSLEAAVTLFAEPELAAKLTALGEELRFVLLTSQAKVEDYASAAADAQQSELLKGLKVALVKAEGEKCPRCWHYTTDIGKVAEHAEICGRCVSNVAGDGEKRKFA from the coding sequence ATGAGTGACTATAAATCAACCCTGAATTTGCCGGAAACAGGGTTCCCGATGCGTGGCGATCTCGCCAAGCGCGAACCGGGGATGCTGGCGCGTTGGACCGATGATGACCTCTACGGCATCATTCGTGCAGCCAAAAAAGGCAAAAAAACCTTCATTCTGCATGATGGCCCTCCTTATGCGAATGGCAGCATTCATATTGGTCACTCGGTTAACAAGATTCTGAAAGACATTATCGTGAAGTCCAAAGGACTTGCCGGTTATGACTCTCCATATGTGCCCGGCTGGGACTGCCACGGTCTGCCGATCGAACTGAAAGTTGAACAGGAATATGGTAAGCCGGGTGAGAAATTCACCGCTGCCGAATTCCGTGCCAAGTGCCGCGAATATGCCGCCACGCAGGTGGATGGTCAGCGTAAAGACTTTATCCGTCTGGGTGTACTGGGCGACTGGTCGCACCCGTATCTGACGATGGATTTCAAAACCGAAGCCAACATCATCCGCGCGCTCGGTAAAATCATCGGCAATGGCCATCTGCATAAAGGCGCGAAGCCGGTGCACTGGTGCGTTGACTGCCGCTCCGCACTCGCTGAGGCGGAAGTGGAGTATTACGACAAAACGTCGCCGTCTATCGACGTAGCTTTTCGCGCGGTCGACCCTGCGGCTGTCGCCGCGAAATTCGGCGCGCAAAACGTTACAGGGCCGGTATCGCTGGTTATCTGGACCACCACCCCGTGGACGCTGCCGGCGAACCGCGCTATCTCCCTGCACGCTGAGATAGACTACGTGCTGGTGCAGGTTGAAGGTCAGGCACTGATCGTCGCAAAAGATCTGCTTGAGAGCGTGATGAAGCGCGTGAACATCGCGGATTACACCGTACTTGGCGAGACGAAAGGTGCGGAGCTTGAGCTATTGCGCTTTACCCATCCGTTCATGGGCTTTGACGTACCGGCGATTCTCGGCGAGCACGTCACGCTCGATGCCGGTACCGGCGCGGTGCATACTGCAGGCGGTCACGGCCCGGACGACTACACCATCAGCCAGAAATATGGCCTGGAAATCGCGAACCCGGTTGGCCCTGACGGGACTTACCTGCCAGGTACCTACCCGACGCTCGACGGCCTGAACGTCTTTAAAGCGAACGATCAAATCGTTGAACTGCTGCGTGAAAAAGGCGCGTTGCTGAATGTCGCGAAACTGCTGCATAGCTATCCGTGCTGCTGGCGTCATAAAACACCGATCATTTTCCGTGCCACGCCACAGTGGTTCGTAAGCATGGATCAAAAAGGCCTGCGTGCGCAGTCTCTGAAAGAGATCAAAGACGTACAGTGGATCCCGGACTGGGGCCAGGCGCGTATTGAATCGATGGTCGCTAACCGTCCGGACTGGTGTATTTCCCGCCAGCGCACCTGGGGCGTACCAATGTCTCTGTTTGTGCATAAAGAGACGCAAGAACTGCATCCGCGTACGCTTGAGCTGATGGAAGAGGTCGCGAAGCGTGTAGAGGTGGACGGCATTCAGGCGTGGTGGGATCTCGATCCGCGCGACATCATGGGCGATGACGCTGATGTCTATGAAAAAGTGCCGGATACCCTGGACGTCTGGTTCGATTCCGGTTCAACCCATTCCTCGGTAGTTGACGTGCGCCCGGAATTCGCAGGCCATGCGGCAGATATGTATCTCGAAGGTTCTGACCAGCATCGCGGCTGGTTTATGTCCTCGCTGATGATTTCTACCGCCATGAAAGGCAAAGCGCCGTACCGCCAGGTACTGACTCACGGCTTCACCGTTGATGGTCAGGGCCGCAAAATGTCGAAATCGATCGGCAACACGGTCTCTCCGCAGGATGTGATGAACAAACTCGGCGCGGACATTTTGCGTCTGTGGGTCGCATCAACGGACTACACTGGCGAAATGGCCGTGTCTGATGAGATCTTAAAACGTGCCGCCGACGCTTATCGCCGTATCCGTAACACAGCACGCTTCCTGCTGGCTAACCTGAACGGGTTCGATCCGGCGAAAGACATGGTGCAGCCGGAAGAGATGGTCGTGCTGGATCGCTGGGCCGTCGGCTGCGCGAAAGCCGCGCAGGACGATATCGTCAGCGCTTATGAAGCGTACGATTTCCATGAGGTTGTACAGCGTCTGATGCGTTTCTGCTCTATCGAAATGGGCTCGTTCTATCTCGATATCATCAAAGACCGTCAGTACACCGCCAAAGCGGACAGCGTGGCGCGCCGCAGCTGTCAGACCGCGCTGTATCATATCGCGGAAGCGCTGGTGCGCTGGATGGCGCCAATCATGTCCTTTACCGCAGACGAGATCTGGGGCTACCTGCCGGGCGATCGTGAGAAATACGTCTTCACCGGCGAGTGGTATGCAGGCCTGTTTGGGCTGGCTGAAACCGAAACGATGAACGACGCTTACTGGGACGCACTGCTGAAAGTACGCGGCGAAGTCAACAAAGTGATTGAGCAGGCGCGTGCCGATAAGAAAGTCGGCGGCTCGCTGGAAGCGGCGGTTACGCTGTTTGCCGAGCCGGAACTCGCGGCGAAGCTCACCGCGCTTGGCGAGGAATTACGATTTGTCCTGTTGACCTCGCAGGCGAAGGTTGAGGATTATGCCAGCGCCGCTGCGGATGCCCAGCAGAGCGAACTGCTCAAAGGGTTGAAAGTCGCGCTCGTAAAAGCCGAAGGTGAGAAGTGCCCGCGCTGCTGGCACTACACCACTGATATCGGCAAGGTGGCGGAACACGCAGAGATCTGCGGTCGCTGTGTCAGTAACGTCGCCGGTGACGGCGAAAAACGTAAGTTTGCCTGA
- the rihC gene encoding ribonucleoside hydrolase RihC: MTTTSVILDTDPGIDDAVALAAALFSPAIDVQLITTVAGNVSVEKTTRNVLQLLHFWNADVPVAQGAATPLTRPLGDAAAVHGESGMEGYAFVTHDRQTLGIPAFQAMYERLMASDEPLTIVTIGPLTNLALLLTHYPSSMAKIKRLVMMGGSAGRGNFTPNAEFNIAIDPEAAARVFESGIEIVMCGLDVTQQAVLVPDYLAALPALSQTGRMLHAIFSHYRSGSMATGLRMHDLCAIAWLVKPELFTLTHCFVAVETRGDYTAGTTVVDIEGRLNRPANAHVALGIDVPAFRDWVAQTLAFAP; the protein is encoded by the coding sequence ATGACCACAACGTCTGTCATTCTTGATACCGATCCGGGCATCGATGACGCCGTGGCGCTCGCCGCCGCGCTGTTCTCTCCCGCAATTGATGTACAACTCATCACCACCGTCGCAGGCAACGTCAGCGTGGAGAAAACGACCCGTAACGTGTTGCAGTTGCTGCACTTCTGGAATGCAGACGTGCCGGTGGCGCAGGGGGCCGCCACGCCGCTTACGCGTCCGCTAGGCGATGCCGCTGCGGTTCATGGCGAGTCAGGGATGGAGGGGTACGCGTTTGTGACGCATGACCGGCAGACGCTCGGCATACCCGCCTTTCAGGCGATGTATGAACGTCTGATGGCGAGCGATGAGCCGCTCACGATAGTCACCATCGGGCCGCTTACCAATCTTGCACTGTTGCTGACGCACTATCCGTCCAGTATGGCGAAAATCAAACGGCTGGTGATGATGGGTGGTTCCGCCGGTCGCGGCAACTTCACGCCCAACGCGGAGTTTAATATCGCCATCGATCCGGAGGCCGCCGCGCGCGTGTTTGAGAGTGGCATTGAAATCGTGATGTGCGGACTGGATGTCACGCAACAGGCGGTACTCGTGCCAGATTATCTCGCCGCGCTGCCCGCGCTGAGTCAGACAGGCCGCATGCTTCATGCGATCTTCAGCCACTATCGCTCAGGCAGTATGGCCACGGGCCTGCGTATGCATGATCTCTGCGCCATCGCCTGGCTGGTCAAACCCGAGCTGTTCACCCTTACGCACTGCTTCGTCGCGGTAGAAACGCGCGGCGATTACACGGCGGGCACCACGGTTGTGGATATCGAGGGCCGGTTGAACCGACCTGCCAATGCGCACGTAGCGCTGGGTATTGACGTTCCTGCCTTCCGTGACTGGGTCGCGCAGACACTCGCGTTCGCGCCGTAA
- the fkpB gene encoding FKBP-type peptidyl-prolyl cis-trans isomerase produces MSTSIQSNSAVLVHFTLKLEDGSTAESSRNSGKPALFRLGDGSLSQGLERELLGLHAGDKKTFTLLPEDAFGTPSPDLIQYFSRREFIDAGEPEIGAIMLFTAMDGSEMPGVIREISGDSITVDFNHPLAGHTLHFDIDVLEIDPALES; encoded by the coding sequence ATGTCTACATCTATACAGAGCAACAGCGCAGTGCTCGTGCACTTTACGCTTAAGCTTGAAGACGGATCCACGGCGGAGTCGAGCCGCAACAGCGGCAAGCCCGCGCTGTTTCGCCTGGGCGACGGTTCGCTGTCGCAAGGTCTGGAGCGTGAGTTGCTCGGCCTGCATGCTGGCGATAAAAAAACCTTCACGCTGCTGCCGGAAGACGCATTCGGCACACCGAGCCCGGATCTGATTCAATATTTCTCACGTCGTGAATTTATCGATGCGGGGGAGCCTGAGATCGGCGCCATTATGCTTTTTACCGCAATGGATGGCAGCGAAATGCCGGGCGTTATCCGTGAAATCAGCGGCGACTCGATCACGGTCGATTTCAATCATCCGCTCGCCGGGCATACCCTTCATTTTGATATAGACGTGCTGGAAATCGACCCGGCGCTGGAGAGTTAA
- the carA gene encoding glutamine-hydrolyzing carbamoyl-phosphate synthase small subunit: MIKSALLVLEDGTQFYGRAIGATGTAVGEVVFNTSMTGYQEILTDPSYSRQIVTLTYPHIGNVGTNDADAESSQVHAQGLVIRDLPLIASNYRNTEDLSSYLKRHNIVAIADIDTRKLTRLLREKGAQNGCIIAGDNVDAALALEKAKAFPGLNGMDLAKEVTTTESYSWTQGSWTLKGELPEAKKEEELPYHVVAYDYGVKRNILRMLVDRGCRLTVVPAKTPVEDVLKMNPDGIFLSNGPGDPAPCDYAIDAIQKFLATDVPVFGICLGHQLLALASGAKTVKMKFGHHGGNHPVKDLDNDRVMITAQNHGFAVDEASMPATLRVTHKSLFDNTLQGIHRTDKPAFSFQGHPEASPGPHDAAPLFDHFIELIGQYRKTAK; the protein is encoded by the coding sequence TTGATTAAGTCAGCGCTGTTGGTTCTGGAAGACGGAACCCAATTCTACGGTCGGGCCATCGGGGCAACAGGTACGGCAGTAGGGGAAGTCGTTTTCAATACTTCAATGACCGGTTATCAAGAAATCCTCACTGATCCTTCCTACTCCCGCCAGATTGTCACTCTCACTTATCCTCATATTGGTAACGTCGGTACAAATGACGCTGACGCAGAATCCTCCCAGGTACACGCACAGGGTCTTGTGATCCGCGATTTACCGCTGATTGCCAGTAACTACCGCAACACCGAGGATCTCTCTTCTTATCTGAAGCGCCATAACATTGTGGCGATTGCCGATATCGATACCCGCAAGCTAACGCGCTTGCTGCGGGAGAAGGGCGCCCAGAACGGCTGCATCATCGCAGGGGATAACGTCGATGCCGCGCTGGCGCTGGAAAAAGCGAAAGCCTTCCCTGGTCTGAATGGAATGGATCTCGCCAAAGAAGTGACCACGACCGAATCTTACAGCTGGACGCAGGGCAGCTGGACATTAAAAGGCGAACTGCCGGAAGCGAAAAAAGAAGAAGAACTGCCTTATCACGTGGTGGCCTATGACTACGGCGTGAAGCGCAACATTCTGCGCATGTTGGTGGATCGCGGCTGCCGCCTGACGGTCGTACCGGCAAAAACGCCTGTCGAAGACGTACTGAAAATGAATCCGGACGGCATCTTCCTCTCCAACGGTCCTGGCGACCCGGCGCCGTGTGACTACGCTATCGACGCCATTCAGAAATTCCTGGCCACCGACGTGCCGGTCTTCGGCATCTGTCTGGGTCATCAGCTGCTGGCGCTGGCAAGCGGGGCAAAAACCGTGAAGATGAAGTTCGGCCACCACGGCGGCAACCATCCGGTGAAAGACCTAGATAATGACCGCGTGATGATCACCGCGCAGAACCACGGTTTTGCCGTCGACGAAGCATCAATGCCCGCCACGCTGCGTGTCACGCACAAATCCCTGTTTGATAACACGCTGCAAGGCATTCATCGCACCGATAAACCGGCGTTCAGCTTCCAGGGACACCCGGAAGCGAGCCCAGGCCCGCACGATGCCGCGCCGCTGTTTGACCACTTTATCGAATTAATCGGGCAGTACCGTAAGACCGCTAAATAA
- the ispH gene encoding 4-hydroxy-3-methylbut-2-enyl diphosphate reductase yields MQILLANPRGFCAGVDRAISIVENALAIYGAPIYVRHEVVHNRYVVDSLRERGAIFIEQISEVPDGAILIFSAHGVSQAVRNEAKSRDLTVFDATCPLVTKVHMEVARSSRRGEEAILIGHAGHPEVEGTMGQYSNPEGGMYLVESPDDVWKITVKDENNLSFMTQTTLSVDDTSDVIDALRRRFPKIVGPRKDDICYATTNRQEAVRALAEQSDVVLVVGSKNSSNSNRLAELAQRMGKTAYLIDDANDIQEVWVQNAACVGVTAGASAPDILVQNVIARLKALGGSDAHELTGREENIVFEVPKELRIDAREVQ; encoded by the coding sequence ATGCAGATCCTGTTGGCTAACCCGCGCGGCTTCTGCGCAGGCGTAGACCGCGCTATCAGCATTGTAGAAAACGCGCTGGCGATTTACGGCGCGCCTATCTACGTTCGTCATGAAGTTGTGCATAACCGCTACGTTGTAGACAGCCTGCGCGAGCGCGGCGCAATTTTTATCGAGCAGATAAGCGAAGTGCCGGATGGCGCTATCCTGATTTTCTCTGCGCACGGCGTGTCCCAGGCCGTACGCAACGAAGCGAAAAGCCGTGACTTAACGGTATTCGACGCGACCTGTCCGCTGGTGACCAAAGTGCATATGGAAGTGGCGCGCTCCAGCCGTCGCGGCGAAGAAGCAATTCTCATCGGTCACGCCGGGCATCCGGAAGTCGAGGGCACGATGGGGCAGTACAGCAACCCGGAAGGCGGCATGTACCTGGTGGAATCGCCGGACGATGTCTGGAAAATCACCGTTAAGGATGAGAACAACCTCTCCTTTATGACCCAGACGACGTTATCCGTGGACGACACCTCAGACGTTATCGACGCGCTGCGCCGTCGTTTCCCGAAAATCGTCGGCCCGCGTAAAGACGACATCTGCTATGCCACCACTAACCGTCAGGAAGCGGTGCGTGCGCTGGCGGAGCAATCGGACGTGGTGTTAGTGGTGGGGTCGAAAAACTCCTCTAACTCTAATCGTCTGGCGGAACTTGCTCAGCGCATGGGCAAAACGGCGTATCTCATCGACGATGCGAATGACATCCAGGAAGTCTGGGTGCAGAACGCCGCCTGTGTGGGCGTGACCGCAGGGGCTTCGGCGCCGGATATTCTGGTGCAGAATGTTATCGCGCGCCTGAAGGCGCTCGGCGGCAGCGACGCGCACGAGCTAACCGGCCGTGAAGAAAACATCGTTTTCGAAGTGCCGAAGGAACTGCGCATCGACGCCCGCGAAGTGCAGTAA
- a CDS encoding alanyl-tRNA editing protein, which produces MTQREYYLSDALQGEATVLRCEQNAQGHYEVELDKTWFHPQGGGQPADQGTINRFPVLHVENRGDTVLHLLAQPVATGLVELVVDASVRRRHTRWHSAGHLIGYAGEQLGWRPVKAHHWPGEGKITFVPDTAADAPDSDALAQAIATWIADDLPRQVEFADGRRQVRFGELPVYGCGGTHVASLAEVGDVTLTSIKIKKGQLLVAYQLPD; this is translated from the coding sequence ATGACACAACGTGAGTATTACCTGAGCGACGCGCTACAGGGCGAGGCAACCGTGTTGCGCTGCGAGCAAAACGCGCAGGGCCATTATGAAGTTGAGCTCGACAAGACATGGTTTCATCCGCAGGGCGGCGGGCAGCCTGCGGATCAGGGAACTATCAATCGCTTTCCCGTGCTACACGTGGAGAACCGCGGCGATACTGTTCTCCACCTGCTGGCACAGCCGGTCGCGACCGGCCTTGTCGAACTGGTCGTTGACGCAAGCGTACGTCGCCGTCATACCCGCTGGCATTCCGCAGGGCATCTGATTGGTTATGCAGGCGAGCAGCTCGGCTGGCGACCAGTGAAGGCGCACCACTGGCCCGGCGAAGGGAAAATCACCTTTGTCCCGGACACGGCCGCCGACGCGCCCGACAGCGACGCGCTGGCACAGGCTATCGCCACGTGGATTGCAGACGATCTGCCGCGGCAGGTTGAGTTTGCCGACGGGCGGCGGCAGGTGCGCTTTGGCGAACTGCCGGTATATGGTTGCGGCGGCACGCATGTCGCGTCGCTGGCCGAGGTAGGCGACGTCACGCTTACCAGCATTAAAATCAAAAAAGGCCAGTTGCTGGTGGCCTACCAGCTCCCGGATTAA
- a CDS encoding LysR family transcriptional regulator — MNLALLPDIAMFVQVVESGSFSAAARKLGSTPSSVSRSVSRLERELGCKLLVRTTRKLRLSEAGNGVFQHAASMMDAARDLMALGGTASQSPQGKVTLGVPKAVGRFVIHPLMEEFLTRYRDVDICLRLEDRYMDLIDDEVDLTLRITDSPSPGLYGKPLMPIEHLLCATPAYLARHGTPDTPQALRQHSCISLGETAADARWKFRRDGKNVVVQTHGRYAANHTGVRLDAVKRHLGIGSLPRFTASDALAAGEIVQVLPEWEFISSYSGKLWLLWSAGRHMPAKIRVLIDYLTEKLCPRA, encoded by the coding sequence ATGAATTTAGCCCTTCTGCCAGATATCGCGATGTTTGTTCAGGTGGTGGAAAGCGGTAGCTTTTCTGCCGCCGCGCGAAAGCTTGGCAGTACCCCCTCATCCGTTAGCCGCAGCGTCTCCCGTCTTGAACGCGAACTCGGCTGCAAGCTACTGGTGCGCACGACTCGTAAGCTGCGTCTGAGCGAGGCAGGCAATGGCGTGTTCCAGCACGCGGCCAGCATGATGGACGCGGCGCGCGACCTGATGGCACTTGGCGGCACCGCATCGCAGTCGCCGCAGGGCAAAGTCACGCTCGGCGTGCCTAAAGCCGTCGGCCGTTTCGTGATCCATCCCTTAATGGAAGAGTTTCTGACACGCTATCGGGATGTGGATATCTGCCTGCGTCTGGAAGACCGCTATATGGATTTGATTGACGACGAAGTGGACTTGACGCTGCGCATTACCGACTCCCCTTCCCCGGGGCTTTATGGCAAACCGCTGATGCCGATTGAACATCTGCTGTGCGCCACACCGGCCTATCTCGCCCGTCACGGCACGCCGGATACGCCACAGGCGCTACGTCAGCATAGCTGTATCAGCCTTGGCGAAACCGCCGCCGATGCGCGCTGGAAGTTTCGCCGTGACGGAAAAAACGTGGTGGTACAGACGCATGGCCGTTACGCCGCCAACCATACCGGCGTACGCCTTGACGCAGTTAAGCGCCATCTGGGCATCGGCAGCCTGCCGCGCTTTACCGCCAGCGACGCGCTGGCCGCCGGAGAGATTGTTCAGGTATTGCCGGAGTGGGAATTTATCAGCAGCTATTCCGGCAAACTCTGGCTGCTGTGGTCTGCCGGCCGCCATATGCCCGCTAAAATCCGGGTATTGATTGATTACCTGACGGAAAAACTGTGCCCGCGAGCGTGA
- the lspA gene encoding signal peptidase II: MSKPILSTGLRWLWLVVVVLIVDLGSKALILQHFALGETVSLFPSLNLHYARNYGAAFSFLADKDGWQRWFFAGIALGICVLLTVMMYRAKASQKLNNIAYALIIGGALGNLFDRLWHGFVVDMIDFYVGDWHFATFNLADTAICIGAALIVLEGFLPKPAAKAQA; this comes from the coding sequence ATGAGTAAACCGATTCTTTCAACCGGTCTGCGCTGGCTGTGGCTGGTGGTGGTGGTGCTGATTGTCGATCTGGGTAGCAAGGCGTTAATCCTCCAGCATTTCGCGCTGGGGGAAACCGTGTCGCTGTTCCCGTCGCTTAATCTTCACTATGCGCGTAACTACGGCGCGGCGTTCAGCTTCCTTGCGGATAAAGACGGCTGGCAGCGCTGGTTCTTCGCCGGCATCGCACTCGGTATCTGTGTGCTGCTCACGGTTATGATGTATCGCGCAAAGGCGAGCCAGAAGCTCAACAACATTGCTTACGCGCTGATTATTGGCGGCGCGCTGGGCAATCTGTTCGATCGTCTGTGGCACGGTTTTGTCGTCGATATGATCGACTTCTACGTCGGTGACTGGCATTTCGCTACCTTCAACCTGGCCGATACTGCTATCTGTATCGGCGCGGCGTTAATCGTACTGGAAGGCTTCTTGCCTAAACCTGCCGCGAAAGCACAGGCGTAA
- the dapB gene encoding 4-hydroxy-tetrahydrodipicolinate reductase → MHDAQVRVAIAGANGRMGRQLIQAAMSLEGVALGAALVREGSTLLGADAGELAGVGATGVILQSSLEAVKDDFDVLIDFTRPEGTLAYLAFCRAQGKGMVIGTTGFDEAGKAAIRDAATDIAIVFAANFSVGVNVMLKLLEKAAQVMGDYTDIEIIEAHHRHKVDAPSGTALAMGEAIAGAMNKALKSCAVYSREGHTGEREPGTIGFATVRAGDIVGEHTAMFADIGERLEITHKASSRMTFANGAVRAAEWVKTRKKGFYDMRDVLDLNAL, encoded by the coding sequence ATGCATGATGCACAGGTCCGCGTCGCGATCGCGGGGGCGAATGGCCGTATGGGACGGCAGTTGATTCAGGCGGCAATGTCACTGGAAGGCGTAGCGCTGGGCGCAGCCCTGGTGCGCGAAGGCTCTACCCTGCTGGGTGCTGATGCCGGCGAACTGGCGGGCGTGGGCGCGACGGGCGTCATCCTTCAAAGCAGCCTTGAGGCGGTAAAAGATGATTTCGACGTGCTTATCGATTTCACGCGCCCGGAAGGCACGCTCGCGTATCTGGCATTCTGCCGCGCGCAGGGGAAGGGCATGGTGATCGGCACCACCGGTTTTGACGAGGCGGGTAAAGCGGCTATTCGCGATGCTGCAACTGACATTGCTATCGTTTTCGCCGCCAACTTTAGCGTCGGCGTTAACGTGATGCTTAAGTTGCTCGAAAAAGCGGCACAGGTGATGGGCGATTACACCGATATCGAAATTATTGAAGCGCACCACCGGCATAAAGTGGATGCGCCCTCCGGCACCGCACTTGCCATGGGCGAGGCAATTGCCGGCGCGATGAATAAAGCGTTAAAAAGCTGCGCCGTTTACTCGCGTGAAGGCCATACGGGCGAGCGCGAGCCAGGCACCATCGGGTTTGCCACGGTGCGCGCGGGCGATATCGTCGGTGAACATACTGCTATGTTTGCTGACATCGGCGAGCGCCTTGAGATAACTCATAAAGCCTCCAGCCGGATGACATTTGCGAACGGCGCGGTCAGGGCAGCAGAATGGGTAAAAACCCGTAAAAAGGGTTTTTATGATATGCGAGATGTGCTGGATCTGAATGCGTTGTGA